A genomic stretch from Onychostoma macrolepis isolate SWU-2019 chromosome 02, ASM1243209v1, whole genome shotgun sequence includes:
- the LOC131527194 gene encoding uncharacterized protein LOC131527194 isoform X1: protein MKFTLFAAFLFSIEWMSVAFAVDGPPTDCCNTVSKKIISAENIVKYDKQNALLCPVTAVRFHTKKNKVICSDPESNWAKKVMKIVDGRPTAKPTCYTSTTNVIPITTTTEETSGTETEISTSTTVTPAVTTIKTSETETSTSTTVTPAVTTIKTSETETSTSTTVTPAVTTIKTSETETSTSTTVTPAVTTIKTSETETSTSTIVPTTVTTIKTSTPETEISKTTILPTSVSTDNPESTAITCGTGEITAPQTKTTTLTTTTTTTGNINTSTKKKRSKMMLRKLGKSKKGLRRVQMSRNSTQGHLNTTEPPVKIYTDTLQ from the exons ATGAAGTTTACTTTATTTGCTGCCTTTCTTTTCTCTATAGAATGGATGAGTGTTGCGTTTGCAG TTGATGGACCTCCAACAGACTGCTGTAATACTGTGTCAAAAAAGATAATATCAGCtgaaaacattgtgaaatatgataAACAAAATGCATTGCTATGTCCTGTCACAGCTGTAAG GTTCCACACCAAGAAAAACAAAGTTATTTGTTCAGATCCCGAAAGTAACTGGGCTAAGAAAGTAATGAAAATAGTGGATGGGAGACCGACAGCAAAACCTACGTGCTATACAAGTACAACAAACGTGATCCCAATTACAACTACAACAGAGGAAACATCGGGAACAGAGACTGAGATCAGCACGAGTACAACTGTAACACCAGCAGTGACGACAATCAAAACATCTGAAACGGAGACCAGCACGAGTACAACTGTAACACCAGCAGTGACGACAATTAAAACATCTGAAACGGAGACCAGCACGAGTACAACTGTAACACCAGCAGTGACGACAATTAAAACATCTGAAACGGAGACCAGCACGAGTACAACTGTAACACCAGCAGTGACGACAATTAAAACATCTGAAACGGAGACCAGCACGAGTACAATTGTACCAACAACAGTGACAACAATCAAAACATCTACACCGGAGACAGAGATCAGCAAAACAACAATCCTACCAACTTCAGTGTCCACAGACAACCCAGAATCTACTGCGATAACATGTGGGACAGGTGAAATAACTGcaccacaaacaaaaacaacaacattaacaacaacaacaacaacaactggaAATATCAACACAAGCACAAAGAAAAAACGGTCAAAGATGATGCTAAGAAAATTAGGGAAAAGCAAGAAAGGACTTAGAAGAGTTCAGATGTCACGCAACAGTACACAAGGACATCTGAATACAACTGAACCACctgtaaaaatatacacagacacactgCAGTAA
- the LOC131527194 gene encoding uncharacterized protein LOC131527194 isoform X2 — protein MYRFHTKKNKVICSDPESNWAKKVMKIVDGRPTAKPTCYTSTTNVIPITTTTEETSGTETEISTSTTVTPAVTTIKTSETETSTSTTVTPAVTTIKTSETETSTSTTVTPAVTTIKTSETETSTSTTVTPAVTTIKTSETETSTSTIVPTTVTTIKTSTPETEISKTTILPTSVSTDNPESTAITCGTGEITAPQTKTTTLTTTTTTTGNINTSTKKKRSKMMLRKLGKSKKGLRRVQMSRNSTQGHLNTTEPPVKIYTDTLQ, from the coding sequence ATGTACAGGTTCCACACCAAGAAAAACAAAGTTATTTGTTCAGATCCCGAAAGTAACTGGGCTAAGAAAGTAATGAAAATAGTGGATGGGAGACCGACAGCAAAACCTACGTGCTATACAAGTACAACAAACGTGATCCCAATTACAACTACAACAGAGGAAACATCGGGAACAGAGACTGAGATCAGCACGAGTACAACTGTAACACCAGCAGTGACGACAATCAAAACATCTGAAACGGAGACCAGCACGAGTACAACTGTAACACCAGCAGTGACGACAATTAAAACATCTGAAACGGAGACCAGCACGAGTACAACTGTAACACCAGCAGTGACGACAATTAAAACATCTGAAACGGAGACCAGCACGAGTACAACTGTAACACCAGCAGTGACGACAATTAAAACATCTGAAACGGAGACCAGCACGAGTACAATTGTACCAACAACAGTGACAACAATCAAAACATCTACACCGGAGACAGAGATCAGCAAAACAACAATCCTACCAACTTCAGTGTCCACAGACAACCCAGAATCTACTGCGATAACATGTGGGACAGGTGAAATAACTGcaccacaaacaaaaacaacaacattaacaacaacaacaacaacaactggaAATATCAACACAAGCACAAAGAAAAAACGGTCAAAGATGATGCTAAGAAAATTAGGGAAAAGCAAGAAAGGACTTAGAAGAGTTCAGATGTCACGCAACAGTACACAAGGACATCTGAATACAACTGAACCACctgtaaaaatatacacagacacactgCAGTAA